The Peromyscus maniculatus bairdii isolate BWxNUB_F1_BW_parent chromosome 6, HU_Pman_BW_mat_3.1, whole genome shotgun sequence genomic interval aggactacacagagaaaccctgtctctttaaaagggggtggggggaatccaacatatatgtatatatgtttacaaACTGCAATGTTCCATAGTGTGGGTATATTTCAACTTATTCAGCTGTTTTGTAACTAGGCACTCGTATTTGCCGGATTTTGTCCGAAATAGCCATTTAAAGCAGGACTGAATTTAGGGCTACAGAGACGGCTCGGCAGTGAAGGACAGAGGCTGGTGTGGGgccacaaccatttgtaactccaggagATCTTTGGcctggggcaccaggcacacatgtggtacagagacataaatgcaggcaaaacatccacacacataaaataaataagtctaaaaaaagGTGTTGACCTAGACACTGAAATGAAAATGTCGTTTCCCCAAATTCACTTAAAGAGCCAATCAGAAATCACCTAGTCTCCGTTGCTGAGCTGTGATTGGGCCGCCCGTTCTGCAGCTCAACGCCCTTTCCCAGGCCTGTGGGGGAGCAGGGCACACAGAGGAACCGGGTGGTCTTGTGTGTGCAGACTTCAGTTCAGTCCGTGCTGTTCAGAGCTGTCTGCCCTCTTCTAGGACGCGGTTACCGCGTGGAGATGGCGCCTGCTGTTACGCTCCTCCTTGAACTGGGGGAAGGGGAGCACCTCAGTGTCCCCCAGGCTTCAATTCCGCTTGTCAAGATCGTCCCCATGACAGGGTTTTAGAGACTAAGGGGGCTGTGTTGTGTGGTGGGGAGCCCAGCTCAGATGGCTGATCTCACGCACTCCGAGTCCCTTTTCCCTCCCCATTTGCAGggttgtgtttggttgtttttttctgagatccCACGCGCTTGTGTTTCGGgtcacagtttgtttgtttgtttgtttgtttgcttgtttgtttgttggggtgACGGTGCACATGCCATCCTGCGTACACGGTGATGAGAGGAAGGTcacttctcttcctccactcgGGTCTTcagtatcaaactcaggtcaccaggtcccatggcaagtgcccttacccacggAACCATCTTTGTGGCTATGTCTTTCTAGTTTGAGAAGGGTAATTTTGGGGGTGAGTAGAAAGTTTTTTCCCCAACTCCTTAAACTCCTGTTGCAAGGGAAAGAGTTAAGTTGCTGGCCGCCTCGCTGAGGCATCAGAAAGACATCATGTGTCTTGTACCgtctcctcctctgtgtccccGATGTGCTCACAAGCAGTATCCAGTGAACTAAAGTTACCCTAGTGAGGGCATAGGCCACAACTCAGTCAGCTACCCTGCCTGCTAGGAATTCCAGGCAGAAACTGGAGGGATGTCCGGCTCACGTACGGCTCTAACTCACGCTCTGTCCTCCATGTTATCTTCTGCAGGGGTGTTCCCTCACCAGACACGCTCCTACTTGGACCCCAGCTATGAGCAGAGCAAGTGGAGACCTCCGCAGCCACGTGGGCCTGAGTCGTTCCCCAGCAGTTTCCAGCTCCAGCAGATAGACTTCCTCAAAGGGCGGCTCCCAGAAGCGCCCCTGATTGCACAGCAGCCCCAGTCACTGCCCCCATTCCTCCCAGGACACTGGCCAAGGTTCCCGGGGCCGCCTTCCCAGGGCAAACCGCTGGAAACCTGGGGTTTCCCCACGAGTGTGACTCTCAGAAGTCAGGGCTTCCACACAggacccccacctcctcccccgcAGAGCAGGAGTCTGCCATGGAGAGGCGCCGACAGGCTCTGCTCACACTTCCAGGAGCTGAGCATTAGTCAGAGTCCAGAGCAGAAGATCCTAGGTCGTCTGGAGGAGCTTGGCGAGAGGAAGGCCACCAGCGCCCAGGCCCTAGCCAGAGAGCTCAGGGTCCCAAAGAAGGAGGTCAATCGTATATTGTACGCCCTGCAGAGGAAGGGGAAGCTGCAGAGAAGGGTAGGAACTCCTCCTTTGTGGAGCCTTGCACCCTCACATCAGGCGCAGCCCCCTAGAGCTGTGAATCCAGACAGCTGTGGCCAGGAAGTCCCTCAGGAAGAGCCTGCTTTGGACAGTAAagacagagaccctgcctctgaCGGAGAAGGACCTCCTGAGCCTCTTGACATGGCAGAGATCAAGGAGAAAATCTGTGACTACCTGTTCAATGTGTCCAACTCCTCTGCCCTGAACCTGGCTAAGAACATTGGCCTCACCAAGGCCCGGGATGTGAATGCAGTGCTGATTGACTTGGAAAGGCAAGGCGATGTCTACAGACAAGGGGCCATGCCTCCCATCTGGTACTTGACAGACAAGAAGCGTGAGCGACTGCAGATCAAGAGAAGTACACACAGTGCTCCAGCAGCTGTCCCAGAGGCTACCAGAAGCACCTCCTTCCCCACCTGCCACTCACCCCCATCAGGCGCCTCAAGCAGCATGGCAACCCCCAAAAAAGTGGAGAATGGGCAGGAACCTGTGATGAGGTATGAAAATAGGTATGAGGCCAGGCCAGGACCGGTGAGACTGCGACCACACGCTTATCACAATGGCCCCTCTAGAGCAGGGTATGTTGACTCTGAAAATGGCCAGTGGGCCACAGATGACATCCCAGATAACTTGAATAGTATCCGCACGGCCCCAGGTGAGTTCCGAGCCATCATGGAGATGCCCTCCTTCTACAGCCCTGTCTTGCCGCGGTGTTCACCATACAAGAAGCTGACCGAGTGCCAGCTGAAGAACCCCGTCAGCGGGCTGTTAGAGTATGCTCAGTTCACTAGTCAGACCTGTGATTTCAACCTCATAGAGCAGAGTGGACCGTCCCATGAACCTCGGTAAGAGACCACCCAGGAAGCGGGCCTAGTGTGAGTCAGGCGCTCTGGCTCCTGCGCTGTCTCAGCTCACTTGGGAGTGGTGGGTGGTCTTGGTGGCTTCTGTCTGTgccttctctctttcccacctTTTGGCTAAATCACCTCTGATTGGCCCTTTCTCTAAATGCTAATCAGAGAGGATAGACTCCAGGGAGCCGAGACTGACTCTCTTGGCTGAAGTAAACTTCCTTAGAGATGACTAGCTCTTGTGCGCCCAGATCTACCTTCTTGGGCCAGAGGTAACACAGACTACTTCTGTCCCCATCACCGCCAAACGGAAGCTCCCAAGAGGAGAGTGGCGGGGCAGGCTGAGCAGGGGAGTGTAGGGGCGGGTGGGGGGCCAGGCTGAGCAGAGGAGTGTAGGGGCAGGTGGGCAGGGCAGGCTGAGCAGAGGAGTGTAGGGGCAGGTGGGCAGGGCAGGCTGAGCAGAGGAGTgtaggggtgggtgggcagggcAGGCTGAGCAGAGGAGTGTAGGGGCGGGTGGGCAGGGCAAGCTGAGCCGGCAGAATATCAGCATTTGTTAGGCTGCAACAGGTGCATgtccgcccccccctccccccagcctcagCTGGGAGAGGACGGGAAGGTGTGTCAACCACAGAAAGCTGCCTGCCGGTCTTACGAAGATGGTACTCTTACGAAGATGGTACTCGTACTTCTGCACACCTCCCCTGCACAGGGCTGCACTTGCTGCAGGCAGCTGGCCAGGCTTTGCACTATGGCAGCGGTTCTCAGGCTTCCTGATGCTGCAGCCCTtgaatacagctcctcatgctgtggtgacccccaaccataaaatgacttcgttactgcttcataactgtaaatgtgctactgttatgaattgtgatgtaaatatctgatatgcagggtatctgatgtgtgacccctggTTTCCAGCGGTGAGGGTTCCCAGCAGTGACGTATTTCTTCCTTAATTTCCTTCACTGTACCAAATGCCACTGCAGGAGAACTGCTAAGCAAAGGGTGTGTTTGTCCCCAAACTGGCAGAGCCAGGACCCAGTTTGGGGCTGGGGCTAgcgttctttctttctctcacccCCCTCCAGAGCCAAGGGGAAGCTGTGGGGTTTGCCGTTAGTCATTCTTTGGACTTCAGCCATGTAAGGAACTTGAATgctaccaggtgtggtggcaacatacccataattccagctctcaGGTGACTGAGGCAGTGTGGAGAGtaccaggttagcctgggctaatATATAGTAAGACTGCCTCAAAAGGGGAAaacgtgaaaaaaaaaatcatgttataCTCAAGTGTTTTGAAGACTAGGAAGTAAGAGATCGACCTCCTTCTCTGAATGAAATGAATCCAGCTTGAGTCAAGAGCTTAAGACATTTAAAGGCTTgagcacaggaggctgaggctgaggccagaCAGAGGTCTGGGACCAGGTGTTTTGGTTTTcaccccagacagacagacagagctatAGCACGGCACAAGCAATCCAAGAAGGACAGATTGCTCCAGTACCTGGGACACACCACCCACCTAAACAGCAGACCTTTAGAGGTGGCTCCTGACCTAGCCCTCACGTACCCCTCCAGCTCCCCCCCTCCCTTCTTACCACCATGGGGCAGGTGTCTGCTGTGGGTGTCTGGGGAATTCTAAAAGGAATTCCTTTTAGAATTCACAATACCTTTCTTAGACCTCCATAGAAGAGGCCAGTCCACACAGTCGGCTAGGGTAAAGTTCTGGGGGCCGTTAGCAAGACTGTCCACCCACCTCTTTTGTGCACTttatcttttttcattgttaagaAGTGATagcagggctgggcagtggtggcacacgcctctaatcccagcacttgggaggcagagccaggtggatctctgtgagttcgaggctagcctgggctaccaagtgagttccaggaaaggcataaagctacacagagaaaccgtgtgtcgaaaaaaccaaaaaaagaaaaaaaggaaggaaggaaggaaggaaggaaggaaggaaggaaggaaggaaggaaggaaggaaggaaggaaggaaggaaggaaggaaggatggatagCAGGCCAGCACACCTGTCATCCcttcacttgggagacagaggcaggaggatgtgtagttcaaggccagcctgggctacagagcaaaaccctgtctctaaaacatggcgggccagcaagatggctcaggaagtAAGACACaccttgccaccaagcttgacagcTTGAGCTCGATCCTCCGAACACAtgtagtgaaaggagaaaactgactcccgcATGTTgtctctgatctacacacacacacacacaccttaaaaaaaaagacacccttAATCCTGGAGATAGAGACCCTGAAAGGCAGTCAGTGTGGCAGAGCATTCTGGGTAGAGCTCTCTTTTGACTGACCAGGGGGATGACCCAGTCTGGCGCTGACACATCTAATAACTTTCCGCCAAGCTTTAAATTCCAGGTTGTCATCAACGGCCGAGAGTTTCCCCCAGCTGAGGCCGGCAGCAAGAAGGTGGCCAAGCAGGACGCAGCAATGAAAGCCATGGCCATTCTGCTTCGGGAGGCCAAAGCTCAAGACGGAGGGACCCCAGAAGAGCTGTCCTGTCCCATGGAGGAAGACTCGGAGAAGGCAGGTGTTTCCTCCCTGGGCCAGTGAGGAAGGGCCTGCTTGGCTGCTGTGTGTCAGGGTCTGACAGACTCTGGAAGCTGTCCTGGCTCACAGAGTCAACACTCCTGAGGCAGCACCCTCCCGTCCTCACCCCTCCCGTCCTCACCCCTCCCGTCCTCACCCCTCCCGTCCTCACCCCTCCCGTCCTCACCCCTCCCGTCCTCACCCCTCCCGCCCTCACACCTACCGTCCTCACCCCTACCGTCCTCACACCTACTGTCCTCACCCCTACTGTCCTCACACCCTCCCGTCCTCACACCTACCGTCCTCACCCCTCCCGTCCTCACCCCTCCCGCCCTCACACCTACCGTCCTCACCCCTACCGTCCTCACCCTTGCTGTCCTCACCCCTCCCATCCTCACCCCTACCGTCCTCACCCCTCCCATCCTCACACCCTCCCGTCCTCACCCCTACCGTCCTCACCCCTCCCGTCCTCACCCCTCCCACCCTCACACCCTCCCGTCCTCACCCCTCCCGTCCTCACCCCTCCCACCCTCACACCCTCCCGTCCTCACCCCTACCGTCCTCACCCCTACTGTCCTCACCCTCCCGTCCTCACCCCTACCGTCCTCACACCCTCCCGTCCTCACACCCTACCGTCCTCACCCCTCCCGTCCTCACCCTACCGCACTCACACCCTCCCATCCTCACCCTACCGCCCTCACCCCTTCTGTCCTCACCCCTGCCGTCCTCACACCCTCCTGTCCTCACCCCTACTGTCCTCACACCCTCCCGTCCTCACCCCTACCGTCCTCACACCCTCCCGTCCTCACCCCTACCGTCCTCACACCCTCCCGTCCTCACCCCTACCGTCCTCACACCCTCCCATCCTCACCCTACTGCCCTCACACCCTACCGTCCTCACCCCTCCCGTCCTCACACTCctacctccccttccctcttaGCCCGCTACCCCTCTGCCGTCCTGGTCTGATTGTATTTGCGAATGTCGGGGTTGAAAGAACCAaatgttagtcagggttctcggggaaacagaacttacagaacTAATCATGGAAAGGGGGTTTCCTAGCCAGGCACACGGTATGGTCAGAGCGCTCTAATGAGGCCGGCTCACGGCCGGGGGCTGAAAACTGGTAGCTGCTGAGTCCCTGAGGCTGGGTGCCTTGGCAGTCCCAACCTGGCACTGAAGGCCTGAGCCGTTCCTCTTGGAGAGCTGCTCTCATGGACAGAAAAGCCAGTTCCGATACCTgggagggaggcagcagcagccacaCCGATGAACTCCGCAGTGTGAGTGACGGCCAGGCAACAGAAAAACAGAGCTTTTATTGCCCGTGTCCTCTTGTCTGGGCTGTTGGCACGTAGGGGAGTCTCCTCACGTCGGCTAAGCTATCAAGACAGTCCCTCAGACGTGCCCACGGGCCAGTCTGACCCAGACAGCACCTCACCGAGGCTCCTTGCCTTTGGTTTTGagttgtgtcaggttgacagttaaaactgaCCATCACAGACCTCGAATCCACTCCCCTCTCTTAGAAGGTAAGTCACCCCTTCCTGTGCCCACCGCATCTCCTTTGGAAGGCCACTCCTAACAATTAGTTGTCTAAGTCTGTAATTGCAGCAtttggcaggctgaggcaggaggattgccttgaggtcagggccagcctggactatgggAGAAGCCATTGTTTCAAAAGAGACCAGGAGGGAGAGATAAAGTCTCAACAGCCCACTGTGCCCTGCTCTGGTGGTCTGATGAGTCTTGTCTtgtgtcttcttcttttctccagcCCGCAGAGTCCCAACCCCCCAGCTCCTCGGCAACATCCTTTATCAATGGGAAGAGCCCAGTCACCACGCTGCTTGAGTGTATGCACAAACTGGGGAACGCCTGTGAATTTCGCCTCCTGTCCAAAGAAGGCCCTGCCCATGACCCCAAGTATGTCTTATGTGTGGTGTCTCCTGCGGAGGTCTCCCCAAAGTAGGAAAGACACTTCCCCCTTGCAGCCTCGGAGATGAGAAGTCGTTCCTCTTTATGGTCTCTCCTGTTGCAGTCTGGAAAGGGGCCTTCAGGGCCTGGCTGCTGCTATGAAGCAGAGAATCTGGGATTAGGAGTTCGAGGGACCGAGGACTAGGTAGGGTCACAGCGTGGACAGCGTGGCGGTCACTGTTGGGACAGAAAGGTTGAGGATCGGGGCATGCCCTAGCGGCCCCCTGCTTGGGGTTTCCAGCACACACTTGTTCAGAAGAAGGCTTCCTGGCGGGTGTGAGGAGTGACCCTGGCATGTTGAGTGGTTAGCCAGGTCAGTAGAGACCCGGGGCAGCAGGCGGGCGGGGCGCACTAGCTCTCCCAGGCCACAGTAACTGCacagaggtggtgtgtgtgtaagagcGGCGAGTAGTGGAGGATGACAGCCTGACGGGCGAGCAGATCCCTCAGCCCAGCCGTTGTGATCCTTGCCCATCGTTTCCTCTAAGGTTCCAGTACTGTGTAGCCGTGGGAGCCCAGACTTTCCCCACTGTGAGTGCCCCCAGCAAGAAAGTAGCAAAGCAGATGGCCGCAGAGGAAGCCATGAAGGCCCTGCAGGAGGAGGCAGCCAATTCAGCTGATGACCAGGTGGGCCATTGTCCTGCTCAAGTTACAGGTCATTTGTTCAGCGTGGGCAGGCGAGGGTTGTCTTAAGTCCCTCTGAGTTTTCTGACATGTTCCTCTTCGGCTAATTCTCCCTTAGTCTGGAGGTGCGAACTCGGAATCTCTTGATGAGTCTGTGGCACCCAACAAGATCCGGAGGATTGGTGAGCTCGTCAGGTACCTGAACACCAACCCCGTGGGCGGCCTGTTAGAGTATGCCCGCTCCCATGGCTTCGCTGCTGAGTTCAAGTTGATCGACCAGTCCGGACCACCTCACGAACCCAAGTGAGTGTCTTGGTCCTGGCAACAACCGTGTATCAGCGGGTGAGGGTGGCTTGTAACCTCAGGGTAAGAAGTGAAGCACGTTAACTCTGACTAATAGGAGGGCAGGTTGTCTGCACAGCCTAATGCAGACATTAGGTCAGCCATCTTGAGAATCCAGTCACTGGTGCAGCAAGTGTGAGCCTTTCAGTTTTAGGAGCTAATTTTAGCTTCATACAAAGCCATTCAAATAGTTGAAAAGGCATTCAGTGAAAAGTTTGGTTTCTACCCTTTTCATCCCTTTTCAAGTgcccttctgtgtgtgtgggtgttgtgtttgcatgtgtgtctgtaccgTGTGTTCACGGTGCCCGTGGAGGCTAAAAAGGGCCAGAAtcctaggaactggagttacagatattagtgagctgtcatatgggtgctgggaatcaaacccagagcctttggAGGAACCGCTCTAGCCCTCccatatccatttttttttttttttaattttaaaaagtaaggagaAAAATCTCATAAAAATCACCTGGGGCGGGGGCACTGGGGAGAATCAGAGTTAGGAGCCCTAGCAGCTCTGGCAGAgcacccaggtttggttcccagcacccccatggcagctcacaactgtatgtaactccagttccaggtgatctgatacccacttctggcctccatggacactaggcacacacatggtacactttCATCCATGTGGGCACacatctattgtgtgtgtgtctttgtgtgtgtgtgtgtgtgtgtgtaaattctaattttttaaattatcttttggaccagcaagatggcacaTTGAGTAAGGGTACCAACCTGATGACCTGAAGTCTATCCTTaggacccagagagagagagactgatctCCACAGATTGTCTCTGGgcaccacacatgcaccatatgtgtgtgcctccactaaccaaaaaaaaaaaaaaaaaacaaacaaacaaaaaaaaaaaacaacctttaaTTAAAACTATTGTCTTGCTATTTAAATTTGTCTCTTTTAGTAGTGCTGTCATTGATGTTACCATGTCcatatttatttgcatttcattGAACTGCCTCGTTGGACACGCCCCATTTTCTTTTAGAGTGTTACTCTTTCGTCTTCTAgagcttttaaaacataaaaccatTAGCCCTCTGATGATCATAACCCAGTTAAGAGCCCCGAAACTAACGGAGCCCAGAAGAGCTCCCGAGCACCCCCACTTCGGGGTACCTTTGTCCTGTGTGGAAGCTGGCTGGGAAAGAGGACATGGCCTCTTGTCTCTCCCTTCAGCCAGCCTCCCTTCTTTAAGCCTGGTCACATGATAGTGGGAGCATCCTTGGATTCCTGGAAATTCAGTCATTCACCCGGGACGTACGAACTTGggagctgggattgaagatgtgagGGTGCGGCTGCCTTGGGACTGTAGCCGCGTTGGACCTGCCGTGCGGCTGACCTGGGGAGGCAGATGCTGATCCAGCAGCTTTCGTTTCCGTCTCATCCGGCCTTTCCTTTGTGTGAAGTGTGCTGCAtccactcttccctctctttcttgtgACCTTAACCAACGTGTCAGCTCTGACGTGTTGTCTAAATGCTGGAAAGCGCTGACGGTGTCTCTCCCACAGACCTCTCAGAGCTCCGGGTCCCTGTATCCGGTTGCATGCTTTCACTCCTGATCAGATAGACACCTGCATGGCTTGTCCTAGGCAGAGATCCAAGACTCCCTATCTCAGTAAACAGTACCACTGCTTACCATCCTCGAGTCTGCCCAAGGTAGGATGTCTAGTgctgataaacaccatggccaaaagcagctTCCAGTTAGTCCGTTGTTGACGGAAGTCAGGTGCCTGagagctcagcctgctttcttacacagcctgaCCAGGcatggcactgtccacagtgggtcAGGCCCACCCACATGgatctttaatcaagaaaatggcctacAGACTTCCTACAGGCAGTCTAGATGGAGGCggtttcttagttgaggttcttCTTCCTAGATAGCTGGAACTCGTGTGAAGTTGGGGGGAAAACTAGCTGGGACAAACCCCAAGGATAATTGTGCCTTCCTTTCCCACTACACAGCTCCTGAGTTCTGTTGGGTACGAAGGCCCCTCTGCTTTTTACTTTGTTGTTAGTGCCCTGGTCTAAGCCACCGTCTTCTGCCGTCTGGTCCATCCCAACTGGTTTCTGCCGTGTTTACTTAACACTGGTGTGTAGAGCCCCTTGTGTTAGGAGAGTAGCCTGCAGTCACTGAGGAAGGGTGAGATCACATTTGCTAAGTCTTGTGGAAGGGTTGGACTGCCCTGAATAAGGATCTGTTGTGACCCAGCTTCACTCCCTAGGGGAGAATTTCTCCCAAGACGTGATGCTCAGGCATCAGTTAAGATGGTTGAGAGGAAACAAAGGATTCAGGACAGGAGACAGACAGCCTGTATCCATTGGTACTGACTGCATCTATCGACTTAACCAAGTGTAGACTAGATTTCCTTTAAGTACACCTGGGtttagtcttttttgtttgtttgtttgtttttcgagacagggtttctctgtgtagctttgcgcctctcctggagctcacttggtagcccaggctggcctcgaactcacagagatccacctggctctgcctcctgagtgctgggattaaaggcgtgcgccgccgccgccgccgccgccgccgccgccgccgccgccgccgccgccgccgccgccgccgccgccgccacccggccaCCTGGGTTTAGTCTTAAGCAACATCCCCCCACACTAACAGTGTCTGCACTGAACACATGCAGATACTTATTGTTATTCCCCGAACCAGATAAGGTAACCACTTCTTATGTAGTACTTCTACCACATTATGTATTATAAGTTATTAGAGATCATAGAGGCATGCAGCAGAATGTGCATGGCTTATTTGCAAATCCTGTGCTGTTTTATTTCAAGAACTTGAGTGTTCTGTGAGTCTGGTGTCCTTGGGGAGTCCTAGAACCATCTCCCATGGACACCAAGGGGCAGCTGTGCGTCTCTAGTCCTGCGGTGGGAGGACAGAGCTAGTAAAGGGACTGAGCGACAGTCTGGTGGCTGAGcagggagtgaggagaggccaggcCTGTACCAGCTGTTTGCCGAGAGGGCCTGCCTTGTGGGTTGTTGCTTTACCTCAGAAGCAGTAGGACGTCGAGAAGGTTTGAGCAGAGCATCCGTGGTCCTCTCCACACTCCTGTCCTTTATTAGCGCTTTCCTGACAGTTTTCGTTTTCTCCTTTGAGAGCACTTTTCCAGACCTGTGCTTCAGATTCCACCGGAATCCCTGTTGGCACTCTAAACTGGTAACTCCCTTCCCACTTGAGAGAACAAAGACTTGGTCTTCCCCGGACCAGACCTCCTGCCTACCTTGCTTCCGTCGGGAAGGATGAAGGAAGCATCTCTCCTCCCCTTGTGTGCGTGAGGACCGGTTGTCTCTTCATCTTCTCCCCCTTGCCTCTCTTGCTGCCTGTCTCGGCTTACTGACCTCAGCCCGTCCACAAACCCGTACCATCTTTGAGAGCCTGAGTCCTGCCCTTGCTTCCCTGCAGGCTCTACCCCATTTCTCTGCTGCTCTAGACCCAGACCTCTCAAAAGGACTGTTTATGGTCACTGGTGTGCTTCCCACTCCctctgagggctggagaaatcGCTCGGCAGTTCTGAGTGCAGagtgctcctgcagaggacccaagttcccggttcagttcccagcacccacatggcagctcagaaccacctgactccagctcccaggggacccagcaccctcttctggccttcccaggCACTGCACA includes:
- the Adar gene encoding double-stranded RNA-specific adenosine deaminase isoform X4, which produces MAEIKEKICDYLFNVSNSSALNLAKNIGLTKARDVNAVLIDLERQGDVYRQGAMPPIWYLTDKKRERLQIKRSTHSAPAAVPEATRSTSFPTCHSPPSGASSSMATPKKVENGQEPVMRYENRYEARPGPVRLRPHAYHNGPSRAGYVDSENGQWATDDIPDNLNSIRTAPGEFRAIMEMPSFYSPVLPRCSPYKKLTECQLKNPVSGLLEYAQFTSQTCDFNLIEQSGPSHEPRFKFQVVINGREFPPAEAGSKKVAKQDAAMKAMAILLREAKAQDGGTPEELSCPMEEDSEKPAESQPPSSSATSFINGKSPVTTLLECMHKLGNACEFRLLSKEGPAHDPKFQYCVAVGAQTFPTVSAPSKKVAKQMAAEEAMKALQEEAANSADDQSGGANSESLDESVAPNKIRRIGELVRYLNTNPVGGLLEYARSHGFAAEFKLIDQSGPPHEPKFVYQAKVGGRWFPAVCAHSKKQGKQDAADAALRVLIGESEKAEQLGFAELPLTGSTVHDQIAMLSHRCFNALTNSFQPSLLGRKILAAIVMKRDPEDMGVVVSLGTGNRCVKGDSLSLKGETVNDCHAEIISRRGFIRFLYSELMKYNQHTAKNSIFELARGGEKLQIKKTVSFHLYISTAPCGDGALFDKSCSDRAVESTESRHYPVFENPKQGKLRTKVENGEGTIPVESSDIVPTWDGIRLGERLRTMSCSDKILRWNVLGLQGALLTHFLQPVYLKSVTLGYLFSQGHLTRAICCRVTRDGKAFEDGLRYPFIVNHPKVGRVSVYDSKRQSGKTKETSVNWCLADGYDLEILDGTRGTVDGPGKELSRVSKKNIFLQFKKLCSFRARRDLLQLSYGEAKKAARDYELAKNYFKKSLRDMGYGNWISKPQEEKNFYLCPVPND